In a genomic window of Muntiacus reevesi chromosome 1, mMunRee1.1, whole genome shotgun sequence:
- the FBXL12 gene encoding F-box/LRR-repeat protein 12 isoform X1, translated as MATFADLPDSVLLEIFSYLPVRDRIRISRVCHHWKKLVDDRWLWRHVDLTLYTMRPKVMWHLLRRYMASRLHSLRMGGYLFSGSQAPQLSPALMRALGQKCPNLQRLCLHVANLSMVPIASLPCTLRTLELHSCEISMAWLHKEQDPTVLPLLERIVLDRVPAFRDEHLQGLTRFRALRSLVLGGTYRVTETGLDMGLQELNYLQRLEVLGCTLSADSTLLAISRHLRDVRKIRLTVRGLSAPGLSVLEGMPALESLCLLGPLVTPEMPSPQEILASCLTMPKLRVLELQGLGWEGQEAERILSKGLPHCMVIVRALPKESMDWWM; from the exons ATGGCGACTTTTGCCGACTTGCCCGACTCGGTCCTGCTGGAGATCTTCTCTTACCTCCCGGTCCGGGATCGGATCCGAATCTCCAG GGTCTGTCATCACTGGAAGAAGCTGGTGGACGACCGGTGGCTGTGGCGACACGTCGACCTGACGCTCTACACG ATGCGGCCCAAAGTCATGTGGCACCTTCTCCGCCGGTACATGGCATCCAGGCTCCATTCCCTGAGGATGGGCGGTTACCTgttctcaggctcccaggctccccagcTGTCCCCTGCCCTGATGAGGGCCCTGGGTCAGAAGTGCCCCAACCTCCAGCGCCTCTGCCTGCACGTGGCCAACCTGAGCATGGTGCCCATCGCCAGCCTGCCCTGCACCCTGCGGACCCTGGAGCTGCACAGCTGTGAGATCTCCATGGCCTGGCTCCATAAAGAGCAGGACCCCACAGTGCTGCCCCTGCTCGAGCGCATCGTGCTGGACCGCGTCCCCGCCTTCCGCGACGAGCACCTGCAGGGCCTCACACGCTTCCGCGCCCTGCGCTCGCTGGTGCTGGGCGGCACTTACCGCGTGACCGAGACTGGGCTGGATATGGGCCTGCAGGAGCTGAACTACCTGCAGAGGCTGGAGGTGCTGGGCTGTACCCTCTCGGCCGACAGCACCCTCTTGGCCATTAGCCGCCACCTCCGAGACGTGCGGAAGATACGGCTGACCGTACGGGGCCTCTCGGCCCCTGGCCTGTCTGTCCTGGAGGGCATGCCAGCCCTGGAGAGTCTGTGCCTGCTGGGGCCGCTTGTTACCCCGGAAATGCCTTCCCCGCAGGAGATCCTCGCCTCCTGCCTCACCATGCCCAAGCTCAGGGTCCTTGAGCTgcaggggctgggctgggagggtCAGGAGGCAGAAAGAATCCTGTCTAAGGGGCTACCC
- the FBXL12 gene encoding F-box/LRR-repeat protein 12 isoform X3 produces MRPKVMWHLLRRYMASRLHSLRMGGYLFSGSQAPQLSPALMRALGQKCPNLQRLCLHVANLSMVPIASLPCTLRTLELHSCEISMAWLHKEQDPTVLPLLERIVLDRVPAFRDEHLQGLTRFRALRSLVLGGTYRVTETGLDMGLQELNYLQRLEVLGCTLSADSTLLAISRHLRDVRKIRLTVRGLSAPGLSVLEGMPALESLCLLGPLVTPEMPSPQEILASCLTMPKLRVLELQGLGWEGQEAERILSKGLPHCMVIVRALPKESMDWWM; encoded by the coding sequence ATGCGGCCCAAAGTCATGTGGCACCTTCTCCGCCGGTACATGGCATCCAGGCTCCATTCCCTGAGGATGGGCGGTTACCTgttctcaggctcccaggctccccagcTGTCCCCTGCCCTGATGAGGGCCCTGGGTCAGAAGTGCCCCAACCTCCAGCGCCTCTGCCTGCACGTGGCCAACCTGAGCATGGTGCCCATCGCCAGCCTGCCCTGCACCCTGCGGACCCTGGAGCTGCACAGCTGTGAGATCTCCATGGCCTGGCTCCATAAAGAGCAGGACCCCACAGTGCTGCCCCTGCTCGAGCGCATCGTGCTGGACCGCGTCCCCGCCTTCCGCGACGAGCACCTGCAGGGCCTCACACGCTTCCGCGCCCTGCGCTCGCTGGTGCTGGGCGGCACTTACCGCGTGACCGAGACTGGGCTGGATATGGGCCTGCAGGAGCTGAACTACCTGCAGAGGCTGGAGGTGCTGGGCTGTACCCTCTCGGCCGACAGCACCCTCTTGGCCATTAGCCGCCACCTCCGAGACGTGCGGAAGATACGGCTGACCGTACGGGGCCTCTCGGCCCCTGGCCTGTCTGTCCTGGAGGGCATGCCAGCCCTGGAGAGTCTGTGCCTGCTGGGGCCGCTTGTTACCCCGGAAATGCCTTCCCCGCAGGAGATCCTCGCCTCCTGCCTCACCATGCCCAAGCTCAGGGTCCTTGAGCTgcaggggctgggctgggagggtCAGGAGGCAGAAAGAATCCTGTCTAAGGGGCTACCC
- the FBXL12 gene encoding F-box/LRR-repeat protein 12 isoform X2, which yields MRVWPGSPGPRSGWSDFEDHASNPVFRARLSRMRPKVMWHLLRRYMASRLHSLRMGGYLFSGSQAPQLSPALMRALGQKCPNLQRLCLHVANLSMVPIASLPCTLRTLELHSCEISMAWLHKEQDPTVLPLLERIVLDRVPAFRDEHLQGLTRFRALRSLVLGGTYRVTETGLDMGLQELNYLQRLEVLGCTLSADSTLLAISRHLRDVRKIRLTVRGLSAPGLSVLEGMPALESLCLLGPLVTPEMPSPQEILASCLTMPKLRVLELQGLGWEGQEAERILSKGLPHCMVIVRALPKESMDWWM from the exons ATGCGGGTCTGGCCGGGCAGTCCTGGGCCGAGGTCGGGTTGGTCAGACTTCGAGGACCACGCCTCCAACCCTGTGTTTCGAGCGAGGCTCTCCCGG ATGCGGCCCAAAGTCATGTGGCACCTTCTCCGCCGGTACATGGCATCCAGGCTCCATTCCCTGAGGATGGGCGGTTACCTgttctcaggctcccaggctccccagcTGTCCCCTGCCCTGATGAGGGCCCTGGGTCAGAAGTGCCCCAACCTCCAGCGCCTCTGCCTGCACGTGGCCAACCTGAGCATGGTGCCCATCGCCAGCCTGCCCTGCACCCTGCGGACCCTGGAGCTGCACAGCTGTGAGATCTCCATGGCCTGGCTCCATAAAGAGCAGGACCCCACAGTGCTGCCCCTGCTCGAGCGCATCGTGCTGGACCGCGTCCCCGCCTTCCGCGACGAGCACCTGCAGGGCCTCACACGCTTCCGCGCCCTGCGCTCGCTGGTGCTGGGCGGCACTTACCGCGTGACCGAGACTGGGCTGGATATGGGCCTGCAGGAGCTGAACTACCTGCAGAGGCTGGAGGTGCTGGGCTGTACCCTCTCGGCCGACAGCACCCTCTTGGCCATTAGCCGCCACCTCCGAGACGTGCGGAAGATACGGCTGACCGTACGGGGCCTCTCGGCCCCTGGCCTGTCTGTCCTGGAGGGCATGCCAGCCCTGGAGAGTCTGTGCCTGCTGGGGCCGCTTGTTACCCCGGAAATGCCTTCCCCGCAGGAGATCCTCGCCTCCTGCCTCACCATGCCCAAGCTCAGGGTCCTTGAGCTgcaggggctgggctgggagggtCAGGAGGCAGAAAGAATCCTGTCTAAGGGGCTACCC
- the UBL5 gene encoding ubiquitin-like protein 5, with product MIEVVCNDRLGKKVRVKCNTDDTIGDLKKLIAAQTGTRWNKIVLKKWYTIFKDHVSLGDYEIHDGMNLELYYQ from the exons ATGATCGAGGTTGTTTGCAACGACCGTCTGGGGAAGAAGGTGCGCGTTAAGTGCAA TACGGATGACACCATCGGGGACCTTAAGAAGCTGATCGCAGCCCAAACTGGCACCCGTTGGAACAAGATCGTACTGAAGAAGTG GTACACGATTTTTAAGGACCACGTGTCTCTGGGGGACT ATGAAATTCACGATGGGATGAACCTGGAGCTTTATTACCAGTAG